A stretch of the Corylus avellana chromosome ca6, CavTom2PMs-1.0 genome encodes the following:
- the LOC132185676 gene encoding protein MIS12 homolog codes for MEGSESEAIFESLNVKPQLFINETLNTVDDLVDDAFHFFQQQASTLLNTHATDRSEDLTKGIANVRSMVQSVLDKRLAMWEKYCLHHCFAVPQRFSIPKTDESSGDGLICQEALCDPDLDAQLESLRNKLIAVEKESTVLNHELQALERHSASNNRCAGFVNEALQLYEQNSVHDLFQEMVQTGSELRAKMVKLKTRRLVVSEHTKTHGIYNPNRDLSRIDNKGFSNAKLEELEEFLAETKNM; via the exons ATCAACGAAACCCTAAACACCGTCGACGACTTGGTGGATGAcgcttttcatttctttcagcA ACAAGCCTCAACCCTTTTGAATACCCATGCCACCGACAGATCCGAAGATCTAACCAAG GGTATTGCTAATGTACGCAGTATGGTTCAGTCGGTTTTGGATAAGCGGCTGGCTATGTGGGAGAAGTACTGTCTTCACCACTGTTTTGCTGTTCCTCAGAGGTTTTCTATTCCCAAAACT GATGAATCAAGTGGCGACGGTTTGATATGTCAAGAAGCACTCTGTGACCCAGATCTGGATGCACAGTTGGAGTCCTTGAGGAACAAGCTCATTGCG GTTGAGAAAGAGTCTACTGTGCTTAACCATGAGCTCCAAGCATTAGAAAGGCATTCTGCGTCTAATAATCGTTGTGCTGGCTTTGTCAACGAGGCATTACAATTATATGAGCAGAACTCTGTGCATGACTTGTTCCAGG AGATGGTGCAAACTGGGTCAGAACTCCGTGCGAAAATGGTGAAGTTGAAGACCAGAAGATTGGTAGTGTCTGAACATACTAAAACACACGGGATTTACAATCCAAACAGAGATTTGTCTAGGATAGATAACAAGG GCTTCTCTAATGCAAAGTTGGAAGAACTTGAAGAGTTTTTAGCGGAAACGAAGAACATGTGA